From the Candidatus Krumholzibacteriota bacterium genome, one window contains:
- the pheT gene encoding phenylalanine--tRNA ligase subunit beta yields the protein MKINLKWLREYVNIEENPENFAEDLTMFGLNVEKVEKKDPEFEGVVFGRIAEVTEHPKADRLKICRVDVGGESLLNIVCGAPNVRKGLGVPVAVSGAVLPGNFKIKKTKLRGQVSEGMICSESELKIGNDSSGIMELNSDFPCGTDLSDELTGTDVVLDIEVTPNRPDQLSYIGIAREAAAMYDLKLNKPGIMDLQTGGDFKIEIEDFEDCPRYSAALIDNIKIKESPEWMKRYLISIGIKPVNNIVDITNYVLMETGHPLHAFDRDKLAEAKILVRRAVNGEKIITIDGRERELKSHNLVITDGVTPIAVAGVMGGVETEITEDTRSVLLESAVFSPKIIRQSKRELNLDTEASYRFERGSDINITRYALGRACRMIEDLEAGNVNRLCLDSFEGDIENYKKDIIVSRGNVNRIMGTNLSSEEIASHLEKLKLKSIVDEDILTVSVPTFRLDLNEEVDIIEEAARVYGYNNIKGEGAGLINTFPIIDPTDKRNEYLTNYLASRGFAEVITSSFMSEEDLEIFGLAVQGKHDKSVKISNPLTSSQSLLRTSLIPGLLRVIDNNSSNEQRGLKIFEMGKVFYHINDGDGLPGEETHLAAVFNRNAVPRQWIEKEREFDFFDMKGELESIFSIFNRLEDTEMVRKEERKNPHIFQWVKKNKLIAECGRISSQTAARYNIDSQIFYFVVFMDNLKGEKYSRERYTKPSPYPAIKRDLCVITEERVTFSEIKKVIYKNSKYLESIQLFDYYTDSSNKNYKRSYTFTLSFRSHEATLKDNKIDKIIEKILRALERKLKVFLRKE from the coding sequence TTGAAAATAAATCTAAAATGGTTGAGAGAGTATGTAAATATTGAAGAGAATCCGGAGAATTTTGCTGAAGATCTCACTATGTTCGGACTTAATGTTGAAAAGGTCGAGAAGAAAGATCCGGAATTCGAAGGGGTTGTATTCGGCAGGATTGCCGAAGTGACAGAACATCCTAAAGCGGATAGATTGAAAATTTGCAGAGTTGATGTCGGCGGAGAGTCCCTTTTAAATATCGTGTGCGGCGCTCCAAACGTCAGAAAAGGACTTGGGGTGCCTGTTGCCGTTAGTGGAGCTGTGCTTCCCGGTAACTTCAAAATAAAGAAAACTAAATTAAGAGGGCAAGTTTCCGAAGGAATGATTTGCTCTGAAAGTGAACTGAAGATCGGGAATGATTCAAGCGGCATTATGGAATTGAATTCAGATTTTCCCTGCGGTACTGATCTGTCGGATGAATTAACCGGTACTGATGTTGTTCTTGACATTGAAGTAACTCCAAATCGCCCTGATCAGTTATCGTATATTGGAATAGCCAGGGAAGCCGCGGCTATGTATGACTTGAAATTAAACAAGCCCGGGATAATGGATTTGCAGACAGGAGGGGATTTCAAGATAGAGATTGAAGATTTTGAGGATTGTCCCAGGTATTCTGCAGCCCTTATCGATAATATTAAAATCAAGGAATCACCGGAATGGATGAAACGTTATTTGATTTCAATCGGAATCAAACCGGTGAATAACATTGTTGATATTACGAATTACGTACTGATGGAAACGGGACACCCCTTACACGCCTTTGACAGAGATAAACTTGCAGAAGCGAAGATACTTGTAAGAAGAGCCGTAAATGGAGAAAAAATAATAACTATAGATGGACGGGAAAGAGAATTAAAATCCCATAACCTTGTTATCACCGACGGCGTAACTCCTATAGCAGTAGCAGGTGTGATGGGAGGAGTAGAGACTGAAATTACAGAAGATACTAGATCTGTTCTACTTGAGAGTGCCGTTTTTAGCCCGAAAATCATCAGGCAGTCAAAACGTGAATTGAATCTTGATACAGAAGCTTCGTATAGATTTGAGAGAGGCAGCGATATTAATATAACAAGATATGCTCTTGGACGCGCATGTCGAATGATTGAGGATCTTGAAGCAGGTAATGTTAACAGGTTATGCCTCGATAGTTTCGAAGGGGATATCGAGAATTATAAAAAAGATATAATAGTGAGCCGCGGAAATGTTAACAGGATAATGGGAACAAATTTATCTTCAGAGGAAATAGCGTCACATCTTGAGAAGCTTAAACTGAAATCAATCGTAGATGAAGATATATTAACTGTATCTGTACCCACTTTCAGGCTTGACCTCAATGAAGAAGTTGATATAATTGAGGAAGCAGCAAGAGTATACGGATATAATAATATTAAAGGCGAGGGCGCCGGGTTAATAAATACCTTTCCGATTATAGATCCAACAGATAAAAGAAATGAATATTTAACTAATTATCTCGCTTCCAGAGGGTTTGCGGAAGTAATCACTTCTTCTTTTATGAGTGAAGAAGATTTAGAGATATTTGGATTGGCAGTTCAGGGAAAACACGATAAATCTGTTAAGATATCGAATCCTCTTACATCTTCACAATCTTTACTCAGGACTTCACTTATTCCCGGGCTTCTCAGGGTAATTGACAATAATTCTTCGAATGAACAAAGGGGACTGAAGATATTCGAAATGGGGAAGGTTTTTTATCATATTAACGACGGTGACGGATTGCCGGGGGAAGAGACGCATCTCGCGGCAGTTTTTAATCGAAACGCCGTACCCAGACAGTGGATTGAAAAGGAAAGGGAATTTGACTTTTTTGATATGAAGGGAGAGCTTGAATCGATTTTCTCGATATTCAATAGACTCGAAGATACTGAGATGGTAAGAAAGGAAGAGAGGAAAAATCCTCATATTTTCCAATGGGTTAAAAAGAATAAACTGATTGCCGAGTGCGGTAGAATTTCATCTCAAACCGCCGCACGATACAATATTGATTCACAGATATTCTATTTTGTAGTGTTTATGGATAATCTTAAAGGGGAAAAGTATTCAAGGGAAAGGTATACTAAACCAAGCCCGTATCCGGCGATAAAAAGAGATTTATGTGTTATAACTGAGGAAAGAGTAACCTTTTCAGAAATCAAGAAAGTTATATATAAGAATTCAAAGTATTTAGAAAGCATTCAGCTTTTTGATTATTACACCGACAGCAGTAATAAGAACTATAAGAGAAGTTATACTTTTACATTGAGCTTCCGTTCACATGAAGCCACTCTTAAAGATAATAAAATTGATAAAATAATTGAAAAGATATTAAGAGCCCTCGAAAGGAAACTGAAAGTATTTCTTAGAAAAGAATAG
- the zapB gene encoding cell division protein ZapB yields MENNNLDSFKLLESKISKAADMVVRLKEEKKKFEDENKELKDEIKVLYNKNEELTQKVDTLQNDNQNRNDFEKVREEIGTRIEAMLEKLEEIDI; encoded by the coding sequence ATGGAAAACAATAATCTTGATAGTTTCAAGCTTCTCGAATCTAAGATATCAAAAGCTGCTGACATGGTTGTCAGGTTAAAAGAAGAGAAAAAGAAATTCGAAGATGAAAATAAAGAGTTGAAAGATGAAATAAAAGTGTTATATAATAAAAATGAGGAATTGACCCAAAAGGTCGATACCTTGCAAAATGATAATCAAAATCGAAATGATTTCGAAAAAGTTAGAGAGGAGATTGGAACCAGAATTGAGGCAATGCTGGAGAAACTGGAAGAAATAGATATCTAG
- a CDS encoding cell division protein ZapA, producing MIEKSTEVVEIFGQDYKIKGVGDPEYIHMIAGYIDRKMREIAHSSGIMSQSRIAILAALNIADELFQERENNVKSRKEFEKQAAGLSELLDSKLGTAK from the coding sequence ATGATCGAAAAGAGTACTGAAGTGGTGGAAATTTTTGGTCAGGATTATAAAATAAAAGGAGTGGGTGATCCAGAATACATCCACATGATTGCTGGTTATATTGACAGGAAAATGAGAGAAATTGCTCATTCCAGCGGAATCATGTCACAGTCAAGAATTGCTATTTTGGCTGCGCTTAATATCGCAGACGAGCTTTTTCAGGAACGTGAGAATAATGTTAAAAGCCGCAAGGAATTTGAGAAACAAGCTGCTGGATTAAGTGAGCTCCTGGATTCAAAACTAGGTACGGCAAAATGA
- the rny gene encoding ribonuclease Y gives MTGTLLFNVAAGILVLFIGFLIGWFLSRKISKSHLKHTKEFAENLIADAQREAETRKKALMLEAKDEWYKAKLNFENESQETREKLKKLEKELGEREHNIDRKVDYLEKRENEIKERKKNLELKLDAITDKNNKLSIILEKQNEQLEKVAGMSADQARDLLISNLEEEAKHKAAKKIREIKDEAERNSTKSSREIITLAIERYAADHVVESTVSVVDLPNDEMKGRIIGREGRNIRSFENATGIDVIIDDTPEAVILSGFDPIRREVARLSLEKLIKDGRIHPGRIEDVIEKTRKELIEEMREVGERTYLDMNIHGLHPELVLLLGKLKYRTSYGQNVLQHSKEVAYVSSLLAAELGLDVVVAKRAGLLHDIGKAADHEIEGTHAEIGADLVRRFGEKETIVNAVAAHHEDVEKESLIAHIVSAADAISGARPGARRETIENYIRRLEKLEKIADTFDGVEKAYAIQAGREIRILVNSKQITDDYAVQLSEDISRKIEDDMEYPGQIRVVVIRETRAIDYAK, from the coding sequence ATGACTGGAACTTTGTTGTTTAATGTGGCGGCTGGTATCCTCGTTTTGTTTATTGGTTTTCTTATCGGCTGGTTTTTAAGCAGGAAAATATCAAAAAGCCATTTGAAGCATACTAAAGAATTTGCTGAAAATCTTATAGCTGACGCTCAGAGGGAAGCGGAAACACGCAAAAAAGCGTTGATGCTGGAAGCTAAAGATGAATGGTATAAAGCGAAATTAAATTTTGAGAATGAAAGCCAAGAAACTCGCGAGAAACTGAAAAAACTCGAAAAGGAATTGGGAGAAAGAGAACATAACATTGACCGGAAAGTGGATTATCTTGAGAAACGCGAGAATGAAATTAAAGAGAGGAAAAAGAATCTTGAATTGAAACTCGACGCGATAACCGACAAGAATAATAAGCTTTCGATAATTCTGGAAAAGCAAAACGAGCAGTTAGAGAAAGTGGCCGGCATGAGCGCGGATCAAGCAAGAGATCTTTTGATCTCAAATCTTGAAGAAGAAGCAAAACATAAAGCGGCCAAGAAAATCAGAGAAATCAAGGATGAAGCGGAACGAAACTCCACAAAGTCAAGCCGCGAGATTATTACTTTAGCAATTGAACGCTATGCCGCGGATCATGTTGTCGAATCAACAGTGTCAGTAGTGGACCTTCCTAATGACGAGATGAAAGGAAGAATAATTGGACGGGAAGGCCGTAACATCAGATCTTTCGAAAATGCTACGGGTATTGACGTTATCATTGATGATACCCCGGAAGCGGTGATTTTATCGGGCTTTGACCCTATAAGAAGAGAGGTTGCCAGATTATCTCTGGAGAAGTTAATAAAGGACGGAAGAATTCATCCGGGCAGGATAGAGGATGTAATAGAAAAAACAAGGAAAGAACTGATTGAGGAGATGAGGGAAGTTGGTGAAAGAACATACCTTGATATGAATATTCATGGTCTTCATCCCGAACTGGTGCTCTTGCTGGGAAAATTAAAGTACAGAACTTCATACGGGCAGAATGTTCTTCAGCATTCAAAAGAAGTTGCTTATGTTTCTAGTTTGCTGGCGGCGGAACTGGGACTCGATGTTGTAGTGGCTAAAAGGGCTGGACTACTTCATGATATTGGTAAGGCCGCGGATCATGAAATTGAAGGTACGCACGCGGAAATAGGAGCTGATCTTGTGCGCAGGTTCGGTGAAAAGGAGACGATTGTTAATGCTGTTGCCGCGCATCATGAAGATGTGGAAAAGGAATCGCTTATAGCCCATATTGTTTCAGCTGCAGATGCCATATCCGGAGCTAGACCGGGAGCGAGAAGAGAAACAATAGAGAATTATATCAGACGGTTGGAAAAGCTAGAGAAGATTGCTGACACGTTCGATGGTGTTGAGAAGGCTTATGCGATACAGGCTGGGAGGGAAATAAGGATTCTGGTTAATTCCAAACAGATAACGGATGACTATGCCGTCCAGCTTTCTGAAGATATCAGTAGAAAGATCGAAGATGACATGGAATATCCCGGTCAGATACGTGTAGTTGTTATTAGAGAAACAAGGGCAATTGATTACGCGAAATAA
- a CDS encoding TIGR00282 family metallophosphoesterase, giving the protein MKVLLLGDVLSKIGRNALKTGLPQLRESYQIDLCVANVENAAGMFGITKKVKNVISNCGVDIMTSGNHIWDKSEGVELLDLDNDILRPANYPEDVPGKGYLIKEVNGISVAVINLQGRVFMPAIDCPFRTVDKILRELEDHIKVILVDIHAEATSEKLAMAFYLDGRVSVVAGTHTHVPTGDERILPNGTAYQTDLGMSGPFDSVIGMKKKETINRFLKGIKQKFRVGGEIPVIEGLFVEIDNRTGKARKVERILKKIDGEEC; this is encoded by the coding sequence ATGAAAGTATTGTTACTTGGAGATGTTCTTTCAAAGATAGGCAGGAACGCCCTTAAGACAGGGCTCCCCCAACTTAGAGAATCCTATCAGATAGATCTCTGCGTCGCGAATGTCGAGAACGCTGCCGGGATGTTTGGTATAACAAAGAAAGTTAAAAATGTTATTTCAAACTGCGGTGTGGATATAATGACTTCAGGCAATCATATCTGGGATAAATCCGAGGGTGTTGAACTTTTGGATTTGGACAATGATATCCTGCGCCCCGCTAATTATCCGGAGGATGTACCTGGAAAGGGATATTTAATAAAAGAAGTTAACGGAATCTCAGTTGCCGTCATTAATCTTCAGGGACGAGTGTTCATGCCGGCGATAGATTGTCCTTTCAGGACTGTTGATAAGATTTTGAGAGAACTTGAAGATCATATAAAAGTCATATTAGTTGATATTCACGCCGAAGCTACCAGCGAAAAACTTGCAATGGCATTTTATCTCGACGGGAGAGTTAGTGTTGTCGCGGGGACGCACACACATGTTCCAACTGGTGATGAAAGAATTCTGCCTAACGGTACAGCCTATCAAACAGACCTGGGTATGTCCGGGCCTTTTGATTCTGTGATTGGAATGAAAAAAAAGGAAACGATAAACAGATTTCTTAAGGGAATAAAGCAGAAATTCAGAGTTGGAGGGGAAATTCCGGTTATTGAAGGTCTCTTTGTTGAAATTGATAACAGAACAGGAAAAGCCAGAAAAGTGGAAAGAATATTAAAGAAAATAGATGGGGAGGAGTGTTAA
- a CDS encoding bifunctional 5,10-methylenetetrahydrofolate dehydrogenase/5,10-methenyltetrahydrofolate cyclohydrolase, giving the protein MHSGKGNIIDGKNAANMIIDDLAGEIEIFSKSFRAPRLSVLMVGDDPASRVYVRSKVKASKKCGIETDVVSFQSDIKEKDLINNLVKINEDDSIDGILIQLPLPEHIDSKKVIQNISPQKDVDGFHPYNLGKIMEGDPLFVPCTPLGIIELIKRYNVDTEGKHAVILGRSLIVGKPIAMLLADKSNNGNATVTICHSRTSNIKEILLTADIIVCAVGKAEMVTGDMVKRGVTAIDVGINRVKDETKKKGYRLTGDIDFKSVSPMASLITPVPGGVGPMTVAMLMRNTFKAAKLNYNSPRI; this is encoded by the coding sequence ATGCATTCTGGAAAGGGAAATATTATAGACGGCAAGAATGCAGCTAACATGATTATAGATGACCTTGCCGGAGAAATAGAAATATTTTCAAAGAGCTTTCGAGCTCCCCGCCTGAGTGTATTAATGGTTGGCGATGATCCCGCTTCCAGAGTTTATGTCAGGAGTAAAGTTAAAGCTTCAAAAAAATGTGGAATTGAGACAGACGTTGTAAGTTTTCAGAGTGATATTAAAGAAAAGGATCTTATCAATAATTTGGTTAAGATTAACGAAGACGATTCAATAGACGGTATACTTATTCAATTACCGTTGCCGGAGCATATAGATTCGAAAAAGGTAATCCAAAACATTTCACCACAAAAGGACGTTGACGGATTTCATCCCTATAATTTGGGGAAGATAATGGAGGGAGACCCTCTTTTCGTTCCTTGTACTCCTTTAGGAATAATTGAACTCATTAAAAGGTATAATGTTGACACAGAAGGGAAACACGCCGTCATCCTGGGTAGAAGTTTGATAGTTGGAAAACCGATTGCTATGCTGCTCGCGGATAAATCAAATAATGGGAACGCCACAGTTACAATTTGCCATTCGAGAACATCTAATATTAAAGAGATATTACTAACAGCTGATATTATCGTGTGCGCCGTCGGAAAAGCGGAAATGGTAACTGGTGATATGGTCAAGCGGGGAGTTACAGCTATAGATGTAGGAATAAACAGAGTTAAAGACGAAACTAAAAAGAAGGGGTATAGATTAACTGGGGATATTGATTTCAAGTCAGTAAGCCCAATGGCTTCACTGATAACTCCCGTGCCCGGAGGTGTAGGCCCCATGACAGTAGCTATGCTTATGAGAAATACTTTTAAAGCGGCAAAGTTGAATTATAATAGCCCGAGGATATGA
- the xseA gene encoding exodeoxyribonuclease VII large subunit, giving the protein MKLDREGSIITAEDDIYTVSEINEALRQNLESEFPSVNIIGEIANFKAHSSGHFYFTLRDEKSLIPAVLFRNYVNNISFGPDNGMMVYVRGRITHFPPRGMTELIAYYMEPAGSGELELRMRQLLRKLDREGILDLDRKRSIPPYPERIAVITSATGSVIKDITNTLDRRWPVAEIIHIHADVGGQEAVRSISDAFDKLNNLDNIDLIILARGGGSIEDLWTFNTEAIAREIIKSKYPVITGIGHETDTTVADYVADLRAATPTAAAELSVPSSKEVLDKITVQIRKLRNLCLQESRRRIHLVDYLLESSVFPAVKYRIERFGLSVDDKTERLEQWWKWNMKMKLDDMKKFVQAAERSVNQKNNFYRRDFNRLSESLFTNNPKYLVKSSIETMKRLIHIIRFQVERDLDYSMKEFKGMLRSLKNLNPENVLKKGYAICTKKDGDEIVKNVNAVDEGDSLQVNFYRGNIECLVKSKKGEGKWRRKI; this is encoded by the coding sequence ATGAAGTTAGATAGAGAGGGAAGTATTATAACCGCTGAAGATGATATTTATACTGTTTCTGAAATTAACGAAGCTCTGAGACAGAATCTGGAAAGTGAATTTCCTTCAGTGAATATTATAGGTGAAATAGCGAATTTTAAGGCCCATTCGTCGGGGCATTTCTATTTTACGCTACGTGATGAAAAAAGTCTGATACCTGCCGTTCTATTCAGAAACTATGTTAATAATATTTCATTCGGACCTGATAACGGAATGATGGTATATGTACGCGGACGAATAACTCATTTTCCGCCGCGGGGTATGACGGAACTTATAGCATATTATATGGAGCCGGCCGGCAGCGGGGAACTTGAATTAAGAATGCGGCAGCTTCTAAGAAAGCTTGACAGGGAAGGGATATTGGACCTTGATAGAAAGAGGAGTATTCCCCCTTATCCGGAACGGATAGCTGTTATTACTTCAGCTACAGGTTCCGTAATAAAAGATATTACCAATACACTTGATAGAAGATGGCCCGTTGCCGAGATTATCCATATTCATGCTGATGTTGGAGGACAGGAAGCGGTCCGATCCATATCTGATGCTTTCGATAAGCTGAATAATTTAGATAATATAGATTTGATTATATTAGCCAGAGGAGGCGGAAGTATAGAGGATTTATGGACATTCAATACTGAAGCCATAGCCAGGGAGATAATCAAGTCAAAGTATCCTGTAATTACAGGCATAGGACATGAAACTGACACGACTGTTGCTGATTACGTCGCTGATTTGCGCGCAGCCACTCCTACAGCGGCAGCTGAACTTTCTGTGCCTTCATCAAAGGAAGTTTTAGATAAAATCACTGTTCAGATTCGTAAGCTTAGAAATTTATGCCTGCAGGAATCAAGGCGCAGGATTCACCTCGTAGATTACCTCTTAGAGAGCAGTGTGTTTCCGGCCGTCAAATATAGGATAGAACGGTTTGGATTAAGCGTTGACGATAAAACTGAAAGATTAGAGCAGTGGTGGAAATGGAATATGAAGATGAAATTGGATGATATGAAAAAGTTTGTTCAGGCAGCCGAAAGATCGGTAAATCAGAAAAACAACTTTTACAGAAGGGATTTTAACCGCCTCTCAGAATCACTTTTTACGAACAATCCTAAATATCTAGTAAAGAGTTCTATTGAAACTATGAAAAGGCTGATCCATATAATCAGATTTCAGGTAGAAAGAGATTTGGATTATTCAATGAAGGAATTTAAGGGAATGCTAAGATCACTCAAAAACCTTAATCCGGAGAATGTGCTCAAGAAGGGATACGCAATTTGCACTAAGAAAGATGGCGATGAAATAGTAAAGAATGTTAATGCTGTTGATGAAGGGGACAGCCTTCAGGTTAATTTCTATAGGGGGAATATTGAGTGTTTAGTAAAAAGTAAAAAAGGAGAAGGCAAATGGAGAAGAAAGATTTGA
- the xseB gene encoding exodeoxyribonuclease VII small subunit, with amino-acid sequence MEKKDLNFEDSMQRLEDIVRKLEDEDIPLEESITLYEEGVKIGKKCRNILDEADKRIKKLSKSCLDDSKREVKDE; translated from the coding sequence ATGGAGAAGAAAGATTTGAATTTTGAAGATTCAATGCAGAGATTGGAAGATATTGTGCGAAAGCTTGAAGATGAGGATATCCCTCTTGAAGAAAGCATAACGCTATATGAAGAAGGAGTTAAGATAGGGAAAAAATGTAGGAATATTCTTGATGAAGCTGATAAACGAATTAAAAAACTTTCAAAAAGTTGCCTCGATGATTCAAAAAGAGAAGTTAAAGATGAGTAG
- a CDS encoding polyprenyl synthetase family protein, giving the protein MSRTDPESVLKLDVKRINSKLNQILPHETHPPSSLHQAMRYSTLGGGKRIRGLLCLWSHKINGNKYPASALAASCSIELLHAYTLIHDDLPSLDDDDVRRGQPSCHIKYGSAIAILAGDALQALAFETLLECDGPPAENILYAARILSKSAGSYHLVGGQVADIENEGLPASEEKVEFIHSNKTAELIASSLSVGAVISDGEGENSERMHKIGRKIGFAFQIVDDLIDIEGSTRIAGKALRKDAERGKMTYPAVHGISKSKKQAQRLTEEALDELTVYKDIDNLKFLFEKILQRVY; this is encoded by the coding sequence ATGAGTAGAACAGATCCTGAAAGTGTGTTGAAACTCGATGTAAAGAGAATCAACTCAAAATTAAATCAAATTTTGCCGCATGAGACTCACCCGCCGTCATCTCTTCATCAAGCAATGCGTTATTCTACTCTGGGAGGAGGCAAAAGAATAAGAGGGTTGTTATGCCTATGGTCGCATAAAATTAATGGAAATAAATACCCCGCTTCAGCTTTAGCGGCGTCTTGCTCAATTGAATTACTTCACGCGTACACTTTAATACACGACGATCTGCCAAGCCTGGATGATGATGATGTAAGAAGGGGGCAACCTTCCTGTCATATTAAATACGGATCGGCTATAGCAATTCTCGCGGGTGACGCTCTGCAAGCCCTTGCTTTTGAGACACTGCTTGAGTGTGATGGGCCGCCCGCTGAAAATATTTTATATGCTGCAAGGATACTTTCAAAATCAGCCGGCTCATATCATCTTGTTGGAGGTCAGGTTGCAGATATTGAGAATGAAGGACTGCCCGCGTCTGAAGAAAAAGTTGAATTTATTCATTCGAATAAAACGGCTGAACTGATTGCCTCTTCCCTTTCAGTGGGAGCGGTTATATCTGACGGAGAGGGAGAAAATAGTGAAAGAATGCATAAAATTGGCAGAAAGATAGGTTTTGCCTTTCAAATCGTTGATGATTTGATCGACATTGAAGGAAGCACCCGGATTGCAGGAAAAGCGTTAAGGAAAGACGCTGAAAGAGGAAAGATGACCTATCCAGCTGTTCATGGAATAAGTAAGTCAAAAAAACAGGCGCAAAGACTTACAGAAGAAGCACTAGACGAACTAACGGTTTACAAAGATATCGATAATCTCAAATTTCTTTTCGAGAAGATTCTTCAGCGCGTTTATTAA
- a CDS encoding divergent PAP2 family protein, with the protein MIKILLYKYSFLVPLLVGFIVQNLKVLIYSLVNMRIDYGRILDANGMPNLHSAVFSSLSMSIGIKYGFSTLLFSVVTVYSMIIMHDTIRVKREKEKQKNIINIIIANVNEFKNIREGKIKRVLQIRIFDIAVGAVLGVLITYLLIY; encoded by the coding sequence ATGATTAAAATTCTTCTTTATAAATACAGTTTTTTGGTACCACTGCTTGTCGGTTTTATTGTTCAAAATCTCAAAGTGCTTATTTATTCGCTTGTTAACATGAGAATAGACTACGGCAGGATACTTGACGCGAACGGGATGCCCAATCTTCATTCAGCTGTTTTCAGCTCATTGTCTATGAGTATAGGAATAAAGTACGGGTTCTCCACTTTACTGTTTTCTGTAGTAACTGTCTATAGTATGATAATTATGCATGATACTATAAGAGTGAAAAGGGAAAAAGAAAAGCAGAAGAACATTATAAATATAATCATAGCGAATGTGAATGAATTCAAGAACATCAGGGAAGGAAAAATCAAAAGGGTATTGCAAATTCGAATATTTGATATAGCCGTTGGCGCTGTATTAGGAGTGCTTATTACATATCTTTTAATTTATTGA